One uncultured Alphaproteobacteria bacterium genomic region harbors:
- a CDS encoding Short-chain dehydrogenase/reductase SDR translates to MTGTVLILGASRGLGLGLAREYRARGWRVIATERPSRPSLALRDLADASKGAVRVEPFDITDWAGLAGFARRLDGVSLDLLFVNAGVSDDTRKSVGEVAPEEFVRVMTTNALAPLKAIEALHHLVAPEGTVAAMSSALGSVALPPNGNFEVYGASKAALNKLLRAWAARAAGKRTVLALMPGWVKTEMGGSQAPLDVETSVRGLADTIAAHAGTGGVAFVDYRNQPIPW, encoded by the coding sequence ATGACCGGTACGGTTCTGATTCTCGGCGCGTCGCGCGGCCTCGGCCTCGGGCTGGCGCGCGAATACCGCGCCCGCGGCTGGCGGGTGATCGCCACCGAGCGCCCGTCGCGCCCCTCCCTCGCGCTGCGCGACCTCGCCGACGCGAGCAAGGGCGCGGTGCGGGTCGAGCCCTTCGACATCACCGACTGGGCGGGCCTCGCGGGGTTCGCGCGGCGCCTCGACGGCGTCTCCCTCGACCTGCTGTTCGTCAACGCCGGGGTCTCCGACGACACCCGCAAGAGCGTCGGCGAGGTCGCGCCGGAGGAATTCGTGCGGGTGATGACCACCAACGCCCTGGCGCCGCTGAAGGCGATCGAGGCGCTGCATCATCTGGTCGCGCCGGAGGGCACGGTAGCGGCGATGTCCTCCGCCCTCGGCAGCGTGGCGCTGCCGCCCAACGGCAACTTCGAGGTCTACGGCGCGAGCAAGGCGGCGCTCAACAAGCTGCTGAGGGCCTGGGCGGCGCGCGCCGCGGGCAAGCGCACGGTGCTGGCGCTGATGCCCGGCTGGGTGAAGACCGAAATGGGCGGGAGCCAGGCGCCGCTCGACGTCGAGACCAGCGTGAGGGGCCTCGCCGACACCATCGCCGCCCACGCGGGGACCGGCGGCGTCGCCTTCGTCGACTACCGCAACCAGCCGATCCCGTGGTGA
- a CDS encoding conserved hypothetical protein (Evidence 4 : Homologs of previously reported genes of unknown function), with protein sequence MTAETDEKSCADCRQMNCYRQDKLYPKFCLTEALDPAERADTLELYRGECLDGRIARAAAEVEATYYGKLTRVEETVAFAHRIGAVRIGVATCVGLIEETRTFAAFLKRAGLEPYAVLCKVGAIDKTEIGVPEAMKVRPGGPECCCNPVLQARLLNAHKTDLNVLVGLCVGHTTACSSATPRRR encoded by the coding sequence ATGACCGCCGAAACCGACGAGAAAAGCTGTGCCGACTGCCGCCAGATGAATTGCTACCGCCAGGACAAACTCTACCCGAAATTCTGCCTCACCGAGGCGCTCGACCCGGCGGAGCGCGCGGACACGCTGGAGCTCTACCGCGGCGAATGCCTCGACGGCCGCATCGCCCGCGCCGCCGCCGAGGTGGAGGCGACGTACTACGGCAAGCTGACCCGCGTCGAGGAGACGGTGGCGTTCGCCCATCGCATCGGCGCGGTGCGGATCGGCGTCGCCACCTGCGTCGGCCTGATCGAGGAGACGCGGACGTTCGCCGCGTTCCTCAAGCGCGCCGGGCTCGAACCCTATGCGGTGCTGTGCAAGGTCGGCGCGATCGACAAGACCGAGATCGGCGTGCCCGAGGCGATGAAGGTGCGGCCCGGCGGGCCGGAGTGCTGCTGCAACCCGGTGCTGCAGGCGCGTCTTCTCAACGCCCACAAGACCGATCTCAACGTTCTGGTCGGGCTGTGCGTCGGCCACACGACAGCCTGTTCATCCGCCACTCCGAGGCGCCGGTGA
- a CDS encoding putative oxidoreductase, aryl-alcohol dehydrogenase like protein (Evidence 3 : Function proposed based on presence of conserved amino acid motif, structural feature or limited homology): MELRALGKTGLATAPVVFGGNVFGWTVDEKTSFDLLDGWLDAGFNAVDTADSYSHWAEGNRGGESETIIGKWLKANPSKRDKVLIFTKVGSVQDGKVKGLSARWIAEGVERSLKRLQTDRIDLYFAHKPDPNTPFAETLEAFDRLIRAGKVRAIGASNLDAAQLGDSLRVARDHNLPRYAVLQPEYNLYDRDGFEGALRELTTRESIGVVTYFSLASGFLSGKYATPADIEGTKRNAFLGKYFTPRGARILEALGKVAERTGASPAEIALAWLIGRHGVTAPIASATGRDQLASLARAATLKLSREDTLTLDTASAAE, from the coding sequence ATGGAACTGCGCGCCCTCGGGAAGACCGGTCTCGCCACCGCGCCGGTGGTATTCGGCGGCAACGTGTTCGGCTGGACGGTCGACGAGAAGACCAGCTTCGACCTGCTCGACGGCTGGCTCGACGCGGGCTTCAACGCCGTCGACACCGCCGACAGCTACTCCCACTGGGCGGAGGGCAACCGCGGCGGCGAGTCCGAAACGATCATCGGCAAATGGCTGAAGGCGAACCCGTCGAAACGCGACAAGGTGCTGATCTTCACCAAGGTCGGTTCGGTGCAGGACGGCAAGGTCAAGGGGCTCTCGGCGCGCTGGATCGCCGAGGGCGTGGAGCGCTCGCTGAAGCGCCTGCAGACCGACCGCATCGACCTCTATTTCGCCCACAAGCCCGACCCGAACACGCCGTTCGCCGAAACCCTCGAAGCCTTCGACCGGCTGATCCGCGCGGGCAAGGTGCGCGCGATCGGCGCCTCGAACCTCGACGCCGCGCAGCTCGGGGATTCGCTGCGGGTGGCGCGCGACCACAACCTGCCGCGCTACGCCGTGCTCCAGCCCGAATACAACCTCTACGACCGCGACGGCTTCGAGGGCGCGCTGCGGGAGCTGACCACCCGCGAGAGCATCGGCGTCGTCACCTACTTTTCGCTCGCCTCGGGCTTTCTCTCCGGCAAGTACGCCACCCCGGCGGATATCGAGGGCACCAAGCGCAACGCCTTTCTCGGCAAGTACTTCACGCCGCGCGGCGCGCGCATTCTCGAAGCTCTCGGCAAGGTGGCGGAGCGCACCGGCGCGAGCCCGGCGGAAATCGCGCTGGCGTGGCTGATCGGCCGCCACGGCGTCACCGCGCCGATCGCCTCGGCCACCGGCCGCGACCAGCTTGCGAGCCTTGCCCGCGCCGCCACCCTCAAGCTCTCGCGCGAGGACACCCTCACGCTCGATACCGCCAGTGCGGCGGAATAG
- a CDS encoding conserved hypothetical protein (Evidence 4 : Homologs of previously reported genes of unknown function) produces the protein MTPLPPAPLHAASAHGPRGTGGGAPHIGDVPALRRRAPVLVVEDEALIAMDLADQIEADGGVVLGPAATSEAALALLAAAPEIGAAVLDVVLGRDTAFAVAAALTRRGIPFVFYTGYDDLRAPPEFAAAPVLDKTHGWREIKRALRRERRSLRTEVEALLPELRVIAREIAGDAETGDRLIERTLARAADEVASRRHYPSVDAWLRHMMKHLAFGRDPGVN, from the coding sequence ATGACCCCGCTCCCCCCCGCCCCGCTTCACGCCGCCTCCGCCCACGGACCGCGCGGCACCGGCGGCGGCGCGCCGCATATCGGCGATGTCCCCGCCCTCCGTCGCCGCGCGCCGGTGCTGGTGGTGGAGGACGAAGCCCTGATCGCGATGGATCTCGCCGATCAGATCGAGGCCGACGGCGGCGTGGTGCTCGGCCCCGCCGCCACGTCCGAGGCGGCGCTCGCCCTGCTGGCCGCCGCACCCGAGATCGGCGCCGCGGTGCTCGACGTGGTCCTCGGCCGGGACACCGCCTTCGCGGTGGCGGCGGCGCTGACGCGGCGCGGCATTCCGTTCGTGTTCTACACCGGCTACGACGACCTCCGCGCGCCGCCCGAATTCGCCGCCGCGCCGGTGCTCGACAAGACCCACGGCTGGCGCGAGATCAAGCGCGCGCTCCGGCGCGAACGCCGCAGCCTCCGCACCGAAGTGGAGGCCCTGCTGCCGGAGCTGCGGGTAATCGCGCGCGAAATCGCCGGAGACGCGGAGACCGGCGACCGCCTGATCGAACGCACCCTCGCCCGCGCCGCCGACGAGGTCGCCAGCCGCCGCCATTATCCCAGCGTCGACGCCTGGCTCCGCCACATGATGAAGCACCTCGCCTTCGGCCGCGACCCGGGCGTGAACTGA
- the glgP gene encoding glycogen phosphorylase (Evidence 2a : Function of homologous gene experimentally demonstrated in an other organism; PubMedId : 2645169, 2975249, 3047129, 3097003; Product type e : enzyme) encodes MHKPVESYLGEPLISVFDDKESLKVALARSMIQSVGRSPDGAGDRDWFLALANLLRFVLSERNVKTSAQNYDQGKKLVYYLSMEYLIGRSLQKVLLDLGVMDITRETLADLGLDFDKLQDYEFDAALGNGGLGRLAACFLDSLFTHDYPGIGYGIRYEYGMFRQRIDEGQQIEQPENWLRYGNPWEVPRPSVLYRVRFGGKNLCWRDAEGKEVCQWVDADEVMAMAFDNPVSGFDTQTVGNLRLWSARATREFDLSTFNQGNYVEAVRNKTLSETLSKVLYPNDKSQDGQELRLKQEYFFVSASLQDILHRYLRNHENLENFPEQVAIQLNDTHPAMAVAELMRLFMDDHGMAFDQAWGLCTRTFGYTNHTLLPEALETWPIDMIQAILPRHLEIIYEINDVFLREVRRTFPGDSAILSRVSLVDDATRRIRMAHLAVIGSHKVNGVAALHTKLLREGLFADFAKIWPDKFVNMTNGITPRRWLRQANPPLSALITEKVGKGWEKDLGRLKGLARFADDAEVQARFREIKRANKERLAKLIAQTCGVAVDPASLFDTQVKRFHEYKRQLLNVLQVIGRYNRLKEDPAGIAVPRTVIFAGKAAPGYDMAKLIIRLVLDVAETLNHDRATSEMLKVAFIPDYKVSNAEIIIPGSELSEQISTAGTEASGTGNMKFALNGALTIGTMDGANIEIHDEVGPENIFIFGLDVAGAKALKAGSYDPWEYYNRDAALRQALDMVRNGYFSPNDPSRYKPLFDSLLRGGDTYLLLADYADYVRCQHEVDAVYRDPAEWTRRAIRNVANMGKFSSDRTIHGYAKEIWGIEPLDV; translated from the coding sequence ATGCACAAGCCGGTCGAAAGCTATCTCGGCGAACCGCTGATCTCGGTGTTCGACGACAAGGAGAGTCTCAAGGTCGCGCTGGCGCGGTCGATGATCCAGAGCGTCGGCCGGTCGCCCGACGGCGCGGGTGACCGCGACTGGTTCCTCGCGCTCGCCAATCTGCTGCGCTTCGTGCTGTCCGAGCGCAACGTCAAGACCTCGGCGCAGAACTACGACCAGGGCAAGAAGCTGGTCTACTATCTGTCGATGGAGTACCTGATCGGCCGCTCGCTGCAGAAGGTGCTGCTCGACCTCGGGGTGATGGACATCACGCGCGAGACCCTCGCCGACCTCGGGCTCGATTTCGACAAGCTCCAGGACTACGAGTTCGACGCCGCGCTCGGCAACGGCGGCCTCGGCCGCCTCGCCGCGTGCTTCCTCGACAGCCTGTTCACCCACGACTACCCCGGCATCGGCTACGGCATCCGCTACGAATACGGGATGTTCCGCCAGCGCATCGACGAGGGCCAGCAGATCGAGCAGCCGGAGAACTGGCTGCGCTACGGCAACCCGTGGGAGGTGCCGCGCCCCTCGGTGCTCTACCGCGTGCGCTTCGGCGGCAAGAACCTCTGCTGGCGCGATGCCGAGGGCAAGGAGGTGTGCCAGTGGGTGGACGCCGACGAGGTGATGGCGATGGCGTTCGACAATCCGGTGTCGGGCTTCGACACCCAGACCGTCGGCAACCTGCGCCTGTGGTCGGCGCGGGCGACCCGCGAGTTCGACCTCTCCACCTTCAACCAGGGCAACTACGTCGAGGCGGTGCGCAACAAGACCCTCTCCGAGACCCTCTCGAAGGTGCTCTACCCCAACGACAAGAGCCAGGACGGCCAGGAGCTCAGGCTCAAGCAGGAGTACTTCTTCGTCTCCGCGTCGTTGCAGGACATTCTCCACCGCTACCTGCGCAACCACGAAAATCTCGAGAACTTCCCCGAGCAGGTGGCGATCCAGCTCAACGACACCCATCCGGCGATGGCGGTGGCGGAGCTGATGCGCCTGTTCATGGACGACCACGGCATGGCGTTCGACCAAGCGTGGGGCCTCTGCACCCGCACCTTCGGCTACACCAACCACACCCTGCTGCCGGAGGCCCTCGAAACCTGGCCGATCGACATGATCCAGGCGATCCTGCCGCGCCACCTCGAAATCATCTACGAAATCAACGACGTGTTCCTGCGCGAGGTGCGGCGCACGTTCCCCGGCGATTCCGCGATCCTGTCGCGGGTGTCGCTGGTCGACGACGCCACCCGCCGCATCCGCATGGCGCACCTCGCGGTGATCGGCAGCCACAAGGTCAACGGCGTCGCCGCGCTCCACACCAAGCTGCTGCGCGAGGGCCTGTTCGCCGATTTCGCGAAGATCTGGCCCGACAAGTTCGTCAACATGACCAACGGCATCACCCCGCGCCGCTGGCTCCGGCAGGCGAACCCGCCGCTCTCGGCGCTGATCACCGAGAAGGTCGGCAAGGGGTGGGAGAAGGATCTCGGCAGGCTCAAGGGCCTCGCGCGGTTCGCCGACGACGCCGAGGTGCAGGCGCGCTTCCGCGAGATCAAGCGCGCCAACAAGGAGCGCCTCGCGAAGCTGATCGCGCAGACCTGCGGCGTCGCCGTCGATCCGGCGAGCCTGTTCGACACCCAGGTCAAGCGCTTCCACGAATACAAGCGCCAGCTCCTCAACGTGCTGCAGGTGATCGGCCGCTACAACCGCCTCAAGGAGGATCCGGCGGGCATCGCGGTGCCGCGCACGGTGATCTTCGCGGGCAAGGCCGCGCCCGGCTACGACATGGCGAAGCTGATCATCCGCCTGGTGCTCGACGTTGCCGAGACCCTCAATCACGACCGCGCCACCAGCGAGATGCTGAAGGTCGCGTTCATCCCGGACTACAAGGTTTCGAACGCCGAGATCATCATTCCGGGCTCCGAACTCTCCGAGCAGATCTCGACCGCGGGCACCGAGGCCTCGGGCACCGGCAACATGAAGTTCGCGCTCAACGGCGCGCTCACCATCGGCACCATGGACGGCGCGAACATCGAGATCCACGACGAGGTGGGGCCCGAGAACATCTTCATCTTCGGCCTCGACGTTGCGGGCGCGAAGGCGCTCAAGGCCGGGTCCTACGACCCGTGGGAGTACTACAACCGCGACGCGGCGCTGCGTCAGGCCCTCGACATGGTGCGCAACGGCTATTTCTCGCCCAACGATCCGTCGCGCTACAAGCCGTTGTTCGACAGCCTGCTCAGGGGCGGCGACACCTACCTGCTGCTCGCCGACTATGCCGATTACGTGCGCTGCCAGCACGAGGTGGACGCGGTCTATCGCGATCCGGCGGAGTGGACGCGGCGCGCGATCCGGAACGTCGCCAACATGGGCAAGTTCTCGTCCGACCGCACCATCCACGGTTACGCGAAGGAGATCTGGGGAATCGAACCGCTCGACGTGTAG
- the ahpF gene encoding alkyl hydroperoxide reductase, F52a subunit, FAD/NAD(P)-binding (Evidence 2a : Function of homologous gene experimentally demonstrated in an other organism; PubMedId : 1592833; Product type e : enzyme), translated as MLDAALKDQLRSYLAHIVHPVELVASLDDGDKSRELLELLEEIAPLSPHLSLRRDDAASARRPAFAIVRAGTGVSVSFAGLPMGHEFNSLVLALLHVGGHPAKAEPETVERIRALDRDYRFETYFSLSCQNCPDVIQALNLMSVLNPRIRHVAIDGALFPDEVAARQVMAVPAVFLDGKPFAQGRMSLDELLARLDTGAAAREAEKIAAKAPFEVLVVGGGPAGAAAAIYAARKGLVTGVVAERVGGQVQDTLGIENLIAVSHTEGPKLAAQLEAAVKANGVDLMNLQKIETVIPAAAPGGLIEVRTASGAALRTRALILATGARWRLMGVPGEAEYRNKGVAFCPHCDGPLFKGKRVAVIGGGNSGVEAAIDLAGIVGHVTLIEFDAKLRADQVLQDKLASLANVSVITSALTTEVHGDGDKVTGLTYQDRTSKHLFRQDLDGIFVQIGLVPNTEFLKGALALSQRGEIEVTARGETSAPGIFAAGDATTTPFKQIVIAMGDGAKASLAAFDYLIRTKAEDATAAA; from the coding sequence ATGCTCGACGCCGCGCTCAAGGATCAGCTCCGGTCCTACCTCGCCCACATCGTCCACCCGGTCGAACTCGTCGCCAGCCTCGACGACGGCGACAAATCCCGCGAACTCCTGGAGCTGCTCGAAGAGATCGCGCCGCTGTCGCCGCACCTCAGCCTGCGGCGCGACGATGCGGCCTCGGCGCGCAGGCCCGCGTTCGCGATCGTGCGGGCGGGCACCGGGGTTTCGGTGAGCTTCGCCGGGCTGCCGATGGGCCACGAATTCAACTCGCTGGTGTTGGCGCTGCTGCACGTCGGCGGCCATCCGGCCAAGGCCGAGCCCGAAACCGTCGAACGGATTCGCGCGCTCGATCGCGACTACCGGTTCGAGACCTATTTTTCGCTCTCCTGCCAGAACTGCCCGGACGTGATCCAGGCGCTCAACCTGATGAGCGTGCTCAACCCGCGGATCCGCCACGTCGCCATCGACGGCGCGCTGTTCCCCGACGAGGTGGCGGCGCGTCAGGTGATGGCGGTGCCCGCGGTCTTCCTCGACGGCAAGCCGTTCGCCCAGGGGCGGATGAGCCTCGACGAACTGCTCGCCAGGCTCGACACCGGCGCGGCGGCGCGCGAGGCGGAGAAGATCGCCGCGAAGGCGCCGTTCGAGGTGCTGGTGGTCGGCGGCGGCCCGGCGGGTGCGGCGGCGGCGATCTACGCGGCGCGCAAGGGGCTCGTCACCGGCGTCGTCGCCGAGCGCGTCGGCGGGCAGGTGCAGGATACCCTCGGCATCGAGAACCTGATCGCGGTCTCCCACACCGAGGGGCCGAAGCTCGCCGCCCAGCTCGAAGCCGCGGTCAAGGCCAACGGCGTCGACCTGATGAACCTCCAGAAGATCGAGACGGTGATCCCCGCCGCCGCGCCGGGCGGGCTGATCGAGGTGCGGACCGCGAGCGGCGCCGCTCTCAGGACCCGCGCCCTGATCCTCGCCACCGGCGCGCGCTGGCGGCTGATGGGGGTGCCGGGCGAGGCCGAATACCGCAACAAGGGCGTCGCCTTCTGCCCCCATTGCGACGGCCCGCTGTTCAAGGGCAAGCGCGTCGCGGTGATCGGCGGCGGCAACTCGGGCGTCGAGGCGGCGATCGACCTCGCCGGGATCGTCGGCCACGTCACTCTGATCGAGTTCGACGCCAAGCTGCGCGCCGACCAAGTGCTGCAGGACAAGCTCGCGAGCCTCGCCAACGTGTCGGTGATCACCTCGGCGCTCACCACCGAGGTTCACGGCGACGGCGACAAGGTCACTGGCCTCACCTATCAGGACCGCACCTCCAAGCACCTGTTCCGCCAGGACCTCGACGGCATCTTCGTGCAGATCGGGCTGGTGCCGAACACCGAATTCCTGAAGGGTGCGCTCGCTCTCAGCCAGCGCGGCGAGATCGAGGTGACGGCGCGGGGCGAAACCAGCGCCCCCGGCATCTTCGCCGCGGGCGACGCCACCACCACGCCCTTCAAGCAGATCGTCATCGCCATGGGCGACGGCGCGAAGGCGTCGCTCGCCGCCTTCGACTATCTCATCCGCACCAAGGCCGAGGACGCCACCGCCGCCGCCTGA
- a CDS encoding conserved hypothetical protein (Evidence 4 : Homologs of previously reported genes of unknown function), with the protein MDADHRFTNDWFEAARRAWDAIVADWRPSRILEIGSYEGRGSCYFIDAVASNPQSEVHCVDTWEGGIEHGDIPMGDVEQRFHHNTRIALENTPKIVKLKVHKGQSDRVLARLLAEGYGEYFDVVYVDGSHQAPDVLCDAVLGFRLVRVGGLMAFDDYLWAEVLPGGRDPLRCPRPAIDAFYAMYFRKLRQLPLLPIQVYFEKTAA; encoded by the coding sequence ATGGATGCCGACCACCGATTCACCAACGACTGGTTCGAAGCCGCCCGCCGCGCCTGGGACGCGATCGTGGCGGACTGGCGCCCTTCGCGGATTCTCGAAATCGGCAGCTACGAGGGGCGCGGCTCCTGCTATTTCATCGACGCGGTCGCCAGCAATCCCCAGTCCGAGGTCCATTGCGTCGACACCTGGGAAGGCGGCATCGAGCACGGCGACATCCCGATGGGCGACGTCGAGCAGCGCTTCCATCACAACACCCGGATCGCCCTCGAAAACACCCCCAAGATCGTCAAGCTCAAGGTCCACAAGGGGCAGTCGGACCGGGTCCTGGCGCGGTTGCTGGCGGAAGGCTACGGCGAATACTTCGACGTCGTCTACGTCGACGGTTCGCATCAGGCGCCCGACGTGCTGTGCGACGCGGTGTTGGGCTTCCGCCTGGTGCGCGTCGGCGGGCTGATGGCGTTCGACGATTATCTCTGGGCCGAGGTGCTGCCGGGCGGCCGCGACCCGTTGCGCTGCCCGCGCCCGGCCATCGACGCGTTCTACGCGATGTATTTCCGCAAGCTGCGGCAACTGCCGCTGTTGCCGATTCAGGTCTATTTCGAGAAGACCGCCGCCTGA
- a CDS encoding putative methyl-accepting chemotaxis receptor/sensory transducer protein (Evidence 3 : Function proposed based on presence of conserved amino acid motif, structural feature or limited homology), whose product MTAKRSLVRVLTVLLGIPLLAVIAIGVWGLAAAAGRLSAANGVVELAKVDRALFDAMQHVRVQGGAIQTALLTTEAPKDRIAEIRRASAAQLDAAIAALDRTKLPETPQLLSRIRAQREEIKAKESLIAAEAERPRADRDVRNVAPWISTTQKMAAELVAIGAQVSVRVRAVDPALAELSQTREAAWAIRSAFGLNCSVLRPNIAESEPLTAEGVRTVGALRGSVSVSQDRLRTLLAAPDVSPEIKSAAAKADAEVAEATEWIDGLIAKLDGSGKPLLPAAEWTSRCNAPFAAINAVGTRALDEAVAFAEDERDAALRAAALALAGVLGAVGLAAWGWLTLRRRIVGPLAGLQVSVERLAGRDFATTVERSRYDDELGGFAVALESLRESAQRAEDLAAAEEARRADEAERARRLAALCGEFDAAVQEAIDSLDASTRQLRGNADEMRQLSAQSSELANEVASAAAQATGNVQTVAAATEELNASIGEIAGRVGASAEEARAAAVKAQRTDEVVTAMMHAASNIGEAVALIRQIADQTNLLALNATIEAARAGEAGKGFAVVAGEVKNLAHQTAKATEDIERLVAEIQTTTGEAVDAVRAIAGAIGGIDGSSSAIAAAIEEQSAATQEIARNVNLAADGTNQVTQTIGAVADASRQTGGSADQVYGAVEALMAASSRLRGQVEGFLGEVRRV is encoded by the coding sequence ATGACGGCGAAACGCTCGCTGGTACGGGTGCTCACGGTTCTTCTGGGGATTCCCCTGCTGGCGGTGATCGCCATCGGCGTCTGGGGGCTGGCGGCGGCGGCCGGACGCCTGTCGGCCGCGAACGGCGTCGTCGAGCTGGCCAAGGTCGACCGGGCGCTGTTCGACGCGATGCAGCATGTGCGGGTTCAGGGCGGCGCGATCCAGACCGCTCTGCTCACTACCGAAGCGCCTAAGGACAGGATCGCCGAGATCCGCCGCGCCTCGGCCGCTCAGCTCGATGCCGCGATCGCCGCCCTCGACCGCACCAAACTGCCGGAAACGCCGCAACTGCTTTCGCGCATCCGCGCGCAGCGCGAGGAGATCAAGGCGAAGGAAAGCCTGATCGCCGCCGAAGCCGAGCGGCCGCGCGCCGACCGCGACGTCCGCAACGTCGCGCCGTGGATCTCCACCACCCAGAAGATGGCGGCCGAACTGGTGGCGATCGGCGCGCAGGTGTCGGTTCGGGTGCGCGCCGTCGATCCGGCGTTGGCCGAACTCTCGCAGACCCGCGAGGCGGCGTGGGCGATCCGCAGCGCGTTCGGTCTCAACTGTTCGGTCTTGCGTCCCAACATCGCCGAATCCGAGCCGCTCACCGCCGAAGGCGTCCGCACGGTCGGCGCGCTGCGCGGGAGCGTGTCGGTGAGCCAGGACCGTTTGCGCACGCTGCTGGCGGCGCCCGACGTTTCGCCGGAGATCAAGTCCGCCGCGGCCAAGGCCGACGCCGAGGTCGCGGAGGCGACCGAATGGATCGACGGGCTGATCGCGAAGCTGGACGGCAGCGGCAAGCCGCTGCTTCCGGCGGCCGAATGGACCAGCCGGTGCAATGCGCCGTTCGCCGCGATCAACGCCGTCGGCACCCGGGCCCTCGACGAGGCGGTGGCGTTCGCCGAGGACGAGCGCGACGCGGCGCTGCGGGCGGCGGCGCTGGCGCTGGCGGGCGTGCTGGGGGCGGTGGGATTGGCGGCGTGGGGCTGGCTGACCCTGCGGCGGCGAATCGTCGGGCCGCTCGCCGGGCTTCAGGTCTCGGTGGAGCGCCTCGCCGGGCGCGATTTCGCCACCACGGTGGAGCGTTCGCGTTACGACGACGAGTTGGGCGGCTTCGCGGTGGCGCTGGAATCCCTGCGCGAGAGCGCGCAGCGGGCCGAGGATCTGGCCGCCGCCGAGGAGGCGCGCCGCGCCGATGAAGCCGAGCGCGCCCGCCGTCTGGCGGCGTTGTGCGGCGAGTTCGACGCGGCGGTGCAGGAAGCGATCGACAGCCTCGACGCCTCCACCCGCCAGCTTCGCGGCAATGCCGACGAGATGCGGCAGCTTTCGGCGCAATCGAGCGAGCTCGCCAACGAGGTGGCGTCGGCGGCGGCGCAGGCGACCGGCAACGTCCAGACGGTGGCGGCCGCGACCGAGGAGCTCAACGCCTCGATCGGCGAGATCGCCGGGCGCGTGGGCGCGAGCGCCGAGGAGGCGCGCGCCGCGGCGGTCAAGGCGCAGCGCACCGACGAGGTGGTCACGGCGATGATGCACGCGGCGTCGAATATCGGCGAGGCGGTGGCGTTGATCCGCCAGATCGCCGATCAGACCAATCTGCTGGCGCTCAACGCGACGATCGAGGCGGCGCGCGCGGGCGAGGCGGGCAAGGGGTTCGCGGTGGTGGCGGGGGAGGTCAAGAACCTCGCCCACCAGACCGCCAAGGCGACCGAGGACATCGAGCGGCTGGTCGCGGAGATTCAGACCACCACCGGCGAGGCGGTGGACGCGGTGCGGGCGATCGCCGGCGCGATCGGCGGCATCGACGGCAGTTCCTCGGCGATCGCAGCGGCGATCGAGGAACAGAGCGCCGCCACCCAGGAGATCGCGCGGAACGTCAACCTCGCCGCCGACGGCACCAATCAGGTGACGCAGACGATCGGCGCGGTGGCCGACGCCAGCCGTCAGACCGGCGGTTCGGCCGATCAGGTCTACGGCGCGGTGGAGGCGTTGATGGCCGCGTCCTCGCGCCTGCGCGGACAGGTGGAGGGATTCCTCGGCGAGGTGCGCCGGGTCTGA